A genomic region of Halopelagius longus contains the following coding sequences:
- the guaA gene encoding glutamine-hydrolyzing GMP synthase, giving the protein MVDAESFIEDAVAEIREAVGEEHAVIALSGGVDSSVAAALAYEAIGDQLTPVYVDTGLMREGETEQIRDTFSYMDSLRIVEAEDRFLGALEGVTDPEEKRKVIGEQFIREFEREAKESDAEYLVQGTIYPDRIESEGNIKSHHNVGGLPDVVDFEGIVEPVRDLYKDEVREVARELGLEEIISERMPFPGPGLAVRVIGEVTKEKVEVARAACHVVEEELEEHDPWQAFGAVIGKGTGVKGDNRVHGWIVAVRSVESRDGMTARAQELPWETLQRIQSRITGENENVARVVYDVTHKPPATIEYE; this is encoded by the coding sequence ATGGTCGACGCCGAATCCTTCATCGAGGACGCCGTCGCGGAGATTCGCGAGGCCGTCGGCGAGGAACACGCCGTCATCGCCCTCTCGGGCGGCGTCGACTCCTCCGTCGCCGCGGCACTCGCCTACGAGGCCATCGGCGACCAACTCACCCCCGTCTACGTCGACACCGGTCTGATGCGCGAGGGCGAGACGGAGCAGATTCGCGACACCTTCAGCTACATGGACAGCCTCCGAATCGTGGAGGCCGAAGACCGATTCCTCGGCGCACTCGAAGGCGTCACCGACCCCGAGGAGAAGCGGAAGGTCATCGGCGAGCAGTTCATCCGCGAGTTCGAACGCGAGGCCAAGGAGTCCGACGCGGAGTACCTCGTGCAGGGGACCATCTACCCCGACCGAATCGAGAGCGAGGGGAACATCAAGTCCCACCACAACGTCGGCGGCCTCCCCGACGTCGTCGACTTCGAGGGCATCGTCGAACCCGTCCGCGACCTGTACAAAGACGAGGTGCGCGAGGTGGCCCGCGAACTCGGGTTAGAGGAGATAATCTCCGAGCGGATGCCGTTTCCCGGCCCGGGACTGGCCGTCCGCGTCATCGGCGAAGTCACGAAGGAGAAAGTCGAAGTCGCCCGCGCGGCGTGTCACGTCGTCGAGGAGGAACTCGAAGAGCACGACCCCTGGCAGGCGTTCGGCGCCGTCATCGGGAAGGGCACCGGCGTGAAGGGCGACAACCGCGTCCACGGCTGGATCGTCGCCGTTCGCTCCGTCGAATCGCGCGACGGCATGACCGCGCGGGCGCAGGAACTCCCGTGGGAGACGCTCCAGCGCATCCAATCGCGCATCACGGGCGAGAACGAGAACGTCGCGCGCGTCGTCTACGACGTAACGCACAAGCCTCCGGCCACCATCGAGTACGAATGA
- a CDS encoding aldo/keto reductase produces the protein MEIPDLGLGTYKMEETDECATAVETATAVGYRHIDTAQMYHNEAAVGDGIMRADVDREDLFVASKIEPESLAYDDVVESTRQSAQKLGADSIDLMYVHWPTGAYDPEETLPALDELVEEGVIERVGLSNFRPDQLEDAIDRLDAPVYAHQVEMHPMLPQEELHELAVEHDHQLVAYCPIARNQVADVPEIREVAEKHDATAAQVSLAWLTQKENVTAIPKAASEDHIRQNYAALDIELDDEDVAAIDGIDERHRIVDPDDAPWNQN, from the coding sequence ATGGAGATTCCAGACCTCGGTCTCGGAACGTACAAGATGGAAGAGACGGACGAGTGCGCGACGGCGGTGGAGACGGCGACAGCCGTCGGCTACCGCCACATCGACACCGCGCAGATGTACCACAACGAGGCGGCCGTCGGCGACGGTATCATGCGCGCGGACGTGGACCGCGAGGACCTGTTCGTCGCCTCGAAGATAGAGCCGGAATCGCTCGCGTACGACGACGTCGTCGAATCGACGCGGCAGAGCGCGCAGAAACTCGGCGCCGACAGCATCGACCTGATGTACGTCCACTGGCCGACGGGCGCCTACGACCCCGAGGAGACGCTTCCGGCCCTCGACGAACTCGTCGAGGAGGGCGTAATCGAACGCGTCGGCCTGAGCAACTTCCGACCGGACCAACTCGAAGACGCCATCGACCGACTGGACGCCCCCGTCTACGCCCACCAGGTGGAGATGCACCCGATGCTCCCGCAGGAGGAACTCCACGAACTCGCCGTCGAACACGACCACCAACTCGTGGCGTACTGCCCCATCGCCCGGAATCAGGTCGCGGACGTGCCCGAGATTCGAGAGGTCGCCGAGAAACACGACGCCACGGCCGCGCAGGTGTCGCTGGCGTGGTTGACGCAGAAGGAGAACGTCACCGCCATCCCGAAGGCCGCCTCCGAGGACCACATCCGGCAGAACTACGCCGCACTCGACATCGAACTCGACGACGAGGACGTGGCGGCGATAGACGGAATCGACGAGCGACACCGCATCGTCGATCCCGACGACGCGCCGTGGAACCAGAACTGA
- a CDS encoding cytochrome B → MSESDKYPEDSGRRRFVKGVVGGAALAGVGATGATAINSATSSTGAGGGTTEAYAIENVAGPAPRGMPQIPIEIDDEGYLKGVWPEVKTVEENGVSVQVAETENYKGTGVTYSSEWFQYCGVESYAGLQPDYDSDNYFVVGSNPGYEWMSDLSQGDRLNVSMFDDYQDWGNGIGQAGLGKPATGTWRSQDAEDTIPIQVIRSEKIKQMAENDPWIKASTQDGFMAWLNKCTHFCCVPGYKQTEDAAKFDAADDVYCQCHQSVYDPFSIVQTLFVARPRPES, encoded by the coding sequence ATGAGCGAGAGCGACAAGTATCCCGAAGACTCGGGACGCCGTCGGTTCGTGAAAGGGGTCGTCGGAGGGGCGGCCCTCGCGGGCGTCGGCGCGACAGGGGCAACCGCCATCAACAGCGCGACTTCCTCCACGGGTGCCGGCGGCGGGACCACGGAGGCGTACGCCATCGAGAACGTCGCGGGTCCCGCGCCGCGCGGGATGCCGCAGATACCCATCGAAATCGACGACGAGGGGTATCTGAAAGGCGTCTGGCCGGAGGTCAAAACCGTCGAGGAGAACGGGGTTTCCGTCCAAGTGGCGGAGACGGAGAACTACAAGGGAACCGGCGTCACCTACTCCTCGGAGTGGTTCCAGTACTGCGGCGTCGAGTCCTACGCGGGCCTCCAACCCGACTACGACAGCGACAACTACTTCGTCGTCGGTTCGAACCCCGGCTACGAGTGGATGTCGGACCTCTCGCAGGGCGACCGACTCAACGTCAGCATGTTCGACGACTACCAAGATTGGGGCAACGGCATCGGTCAGGCCGGCCTCGGAAAGCCCGCGACGGGAACGTGGCGCTCTCAGGACGCCGAGGACACCATCCCGATCCAGGTCATCCGCTCCGAGAAGATAAAGCAGATGGCGGAGAACGACCCGTGGATCAAAGCGTCCACCCAAGACGGATTCATGGCGTGGCTGAACAAGTGTACGCACTTCTGCTGCGTCCCCGGCTACAAGCAGACCGAAGACGCCGCCAAGTTCGACGCCGCGGACGACGTGTACTGTCAGTGTCACCAGTCCGTCTACGACCCCTTCAGCATCGTCCAGACGCTGTTCGTCGCCCGTCCGCGTCCGGAGTCGTAA
- a CDS encoding saccharopine dehydrogenase family protein: MSDPDTDATFLLYGAYGYTGRLVAEAAVERGFEPILAGRDPEKVEATASEFGLPHRTFDVREASTFVDDVDAVLNCAGPFEKTADPMVDACIDEGTHYLDITGELSVFERIKRRGDEAEEAGVTLLPGVGFDVVPTDCLAAHLKRRLPEATHLALGLDASGTISKGTLKTVLSGIGDGGAVREDGDLRWVPVGHKTRAIDFGEGLKRAVTIPWGDVSTAHVSTGISNVEVYAAVPPEGRRLLAATKYLGGVLDAAPVQYLLHRLVDRYVEGPDERTREEGYALLWGEARSPGNRLVSRLRTPETYRLTVETSLLCTEKVLSGEAPTGYQTPASAFGPDLILEVPGTERVDLDGDEVVERVGGPEADDEATTRTT; encoded by the coding sequence ATGTCAGACCCCGATACGGACGCTACCTTCCTCCTGTACGGCGCGTACGGGTACACCGGCCGCCTCGTCGCCGAGGCGGCGGTCGAACGCGGCTTCGAACCGATTCTCGCCGGACGCGACCCGGAGAAAGTCGAGGCGACGGCGTCGGAGTTCGGCCTCCCGCACCGGACGTTCGACGTGCGCGAGGCGTCGACGTTCGTCGACGACGTCGACGCCGTACTCAACTGCGCGGGACCGTTCGAGAAGACGGCGGACCCGATGGTCGACGCCTGCATCGACGAGGGGACGCACTACCTCGATATCACCGGCGAACTCTCGGTCTTCGAGCGAATCAAGCGCCGGGGCGACGAGGCCGAGGAGGCGGGCGTCACCCTCCTCCCGGGCGTCGGGTTCGACGTGGTTCCGACCGACTGTCTGGCCGCCCACCTGAAGCGACGACTCCCGGAGGCGACGCATCTCGCCCTCGGCCTCGACGCCTCGGGGACCATCTCGAAGGGGACGCTGAAGACGGTTCTCTCCGGCATCGGCGACGGCGGCGCGGTGCGCGAGGACGGCGACCTGCGCTGGGTGCCGGTCGGACACAAGACCCGCGCCATCGACTTCGGCGAGGGTCTAAAGCGCGCGGTCACTATCCCGTGGGGCGACGTCTCGACGGCCCACGTCTCCACCGGCATCTCGAACGTCGAGGTGTACGCCGCGGTGCCCCCGGAGGGCCGTCGCCTCCTCGCCGCGACGAAGTACCTCGGCGGCGTCCTCGACGCCGCGCCGGTCCAGTATCTCCTCCACCGCCTCGTCGACCGGTACGTCGAGGGGCCGGACGAACGGACCCGCGAGGAGGGGTACGCGCTCCTTTGGGGCGAGGCCCGGTCGCCGGGGAACCGCCTCGTCTCCAGACTCCGAACGCCGGAGACGTACCGCCTGACCGTCGAAACGTCGCTGCTCTGCACGGAGAAGGTCCTCTCGGGCGAGGCCCCGACCGGGTACCAGACGCCCGCCTCGGCGTTCGGCCCGGACCTGATCTTAGAGGTCCCCGGCACGGAACGCGTCGACCTCGACGGCGACGAGGTGGTCGAACGCGTCGGCGGACCCGAGGCGGACGACGAGGCGACGACACGGACGACGTAA
- a CDS encoding cupin domain-containing protein yields the protein MSEEFDALAAAESNLDPDRGEVATAELVVTDDVLVKAFALGPGATLDPHEHEDSTNVFHVLRGEVTVVRGDETEAVEAPGVVRHDRGVSHGARNETEETAVFTASLCPLP from the coding sequence ATGTCCGAGGAGTTCGACGCACTCGCCGCCGCCGAATCGAATCTTGACCCCGACCGAGGTGAGGTCGCGACCGCCGAGTTGGTCGTCACCGACGACGTGTTGGTGAAGGCGTTCGCCCTCGGACCGGGCGCGACGCTCGACCCGCACGAACACGAAGACAGCACGAACGTCTTCCACGTCCTCCGCGGCGAGGTGACCGTCGTCCGCGGGGACGAGACAGAGGCGGTCGAAGCGCCCGGCGTCGTCCGCCACGACAGGGGCGTCTCCCACGGCGCGCGAAACGAGACCGAGGAGACGGCCGTCTTCACCGCGAGTCTCTGTCCGCTTCCGTAG
- the ppc gene encoding phosphoenolpyruvate carboxylase, whose translation MELHTRDVRQDVRELGSLLGDVLEEQTSTASFETVEDLRTAAIDYRNGELDSRESLHRTLEALDPEGESVVARAFTTYFELINLAEERERVRTIRESSQEGSLNDGLLATVEALVEGDADSETVQRVLNDVLIEPTFTAHPTEARRKTVKAKLRSIAQDLEELDERRLTDQEHEQEWRRVDAEVTSLWQTSQVRQRRPEPQDEARNVQWYLENILFDVVGEVYAELEDVIGDEYPDVEVPKLFEFRSWAGSDRDGNPFVTPEVTTDTLERQRAVVLEKYQTALKRLSGVLSQDGDRIDTGVDFQRSLAADRERLPGVAVETEERYPDEPYRQKLKLMRERLRRIEDVRPNGYADHHELLEDLEVIDQSLRNNGAEIVADEYIRPLMRQVDTFGFTLASLDLRDHRENHTEAVHEALANEGIDYENRDEEERVEILTDAVLQSEPTIDLDEPGDVSDTARRVLRRFQKLGEWQREFGVGAIDTYAISMTEEPSHVLEVLFLADQAGVVSLPDHCGLDIVPLLETESALNGARRIMGTLYENPAYEQVLAARNNVQEIMLGYSDSNKENGFLAANWDLYKNQRRLADICEDFDVKMRLFHGRGGSISRGGGPMNEAMLALPNETVTGQIKFTEQGEAIAEKYANPRIAERNLEQMLNAQVRARFQAIREPQEDVPEEWIDAMDTMAAAARQEYYDLLESDGFVSYFEQATPITVIEELNLGSRPASRSDAERTVEDLRAIPWVFSWTQSRCILPGWYALGTGMQAYLDEGGDVATLREMYDEWPFFQTTLDNASQALARTDFDVAREYAELAEPSLRETFFPRLEDEYERARDIVLDVSGRDSLLKRQWLKESLSRRNPYVDPLNLLQTHLMAQSHRTEMEEQTLRLTVKGIAAGMKNTG comes from the coding sequence ATGGAACTGCATACCAGAGACGTCAGGCAGGACGTCCGAGAGTTGGGGAGCCTCCTCGGGGACGTCTTGGAGGAGCAGACGTCGACGGCGTCGTTCGAGACCGTAGAGGACCTTCGGACGGCGGCCATCGACTACCGAAACGGCGAACTCGACTCGCGGGAGTCGCTCCACCGCACGCTCGAGGCCCTCGACCCCGAGGGCGAGAGCGTCGTCGCCCGGGCGTTTACCACCTACTTCGAACTCATCAACCTCGCGGAGGAACGCGAGCGCGTCCGCACGATTCGCGAGAGTTCCCAAGAGGGGTCGCTCAACGACGGACTCCTCGCCACCGTCGAGGCGCTCGTCGAGGGCGACGCCGACTCCGAGACGGTCCAGCGCGTCCTCAACGACGTCCTCATCGAACCGACGTTCACCGCGCACCCGACGGAGGCGCGCCGGAAGACGGTGAAGGCGAAGCTCCGCTCCATCGCGCAGGACCTCGAAGAGCTCGACGAACGCCGCCTCACCGACCAAGAACACGAACAGGAGTGGCGGCGCGTCGACGCCGAGGTGACGAGCCTCTGGCAGACGTCGCAGGTCCGACAGCGTCGGCCGGAACCGCAGGACGAGGCCCGAAACGTCCAGTGGTACCTCGAAAACATCCTCTTCGACGTGGTCGGCGAGGTGTACGCCGAACTCGAGGACGTCATCGGCGACGAGTACCCCGACGTGGAGGTGCCGAAGCTGTTCGAGTTCCGGTCGTGGGCGGGCTCCGACCGCGACGGCAACCCGTTCGTGACGCCCGAGGTGACGACGGACACCCTCGAACGCCAACGCGCCGTCGTCCTCGAGAAGTACCAGACCGCGCTGAAGCGCCTCTCGGGCGTGCTCAGTCAGGACGGCGACCGAATCGACACCGGCGTCGACTTCCAGCGGTCGCTGGCCGCAGACAGGGAGCGTCTGCCGGGCGTCGCCGTCGAGACGGAGGAGCGCTACCCCGACGAACCGTACCGCCAGAAGCTGAAGCTCATGCGCGAACGCCTCCGCCGCATCGAGGACGTTCGTCCGAACGGGTACGCCGACCACCACGAACTCCTCGAAGACTTGGAGGTGATCGACCAGAGCCTCCGGAACAACGGCGCGGAGATAGTCGCCGACGAGTACATCCGACCGCTCATGCGGCAGGTGGACACGTTCGGCTTCACGCTCGCGAGTCTGGACCTGCGCGACCACCGCGAGAACCACACCGAGGCGGTCCACGAGGCCCTCGCGAACGAGGGTATCGACTACGAGAACCGAGACGAGGAGGAACGCGTCGAGATTCTGACGGACGCCGTCCTCCAGTCGGAGCCGACCATCGACCTCGACGAACCCGGCGACGTGTCGGACACCGCCCGGCGCGTCCTCCGGCGCTTCCAGAAACTCGGCGAGTGGCAGCGAGAGTTCGGCGTCGGCGCGATAGACACGTACGCCATCTCGATGACCGAGGAGCCGAGTCACGTCCTCGAAGTGCTGTTCCTCGCGGACCAAGCGGGCGTCGTCTCCCTCCCGGACCACTGCGGACTCGACATCGTTCCCCTGCTCGAAACCGAGTCGGCGCTCAACGGCGCGCGCCGCATCATGGGCACCCTCTACGAGAACCCCGCCTACGAACAGGTGCTCGCCGCGCGGAACAACGTCCAGGAGATAATGCTGGGCTACTCCGACTCCAACAAGGAGAACGGCTTCCTCGCGGCCAACTGGGACCTCTACAAGAACCAGCGCCGCCTCGCGGACATCTGCGAGGACTTCGACGTGAAGATGCGCCTGTTCCACGGCCGCGGCGGCTCTATCTCCCGCGGCGGCGGTCCGATGAACGAGGCGATGCTCGCACTCCCGAACGAGACGGTGACGGGCCAGATAAAGTTCACCGAGCAGGGCGAGGCCATCGCCGAGAAGTACGCCAACCCCCGCATCGCCGAGCGTAACCTCGAACAGATGCTGAACGCGCAGGTGCGCGCCCGGTTCCAGGCCATCCGCGAACCCCAGGAGGACGTACCCGAGGAGTGGATAGACGCGATGGACACGATGGCCGCGGCGGCGAGACAGGAGTACTACGACCTGCTCGAATCCGACGGCTTCGTCTCCTACTTCGAGCAGGCGACGCCCATCACGGTCATCGAAGAACTGAACCTCGGCTCCCGCCCCGCCTCTCGCTCCGACGCCGAACGCACCGTCGAGGACCTCCGCGCCATCCCGTGGGTGTTCTCGTGGACGCAGTCGCGGTGCATCCTCCCCGGTTGGTACGCCCTCGGGACGGGCATGCAGGCGTACCTCGACGAAGGCGGCGACGTGGCGACGCTCCGGGAGATGTACGACGAGTGGCCGTTCTTCCAGACGACGCTCGACAACGCCTCCCAAGCGCTCGCCCGGACCGACTTCGACGTCGCCCGCGAGTACGCCGAACTCGCGGAACCGTCGCTCCGGGAGACGTTCTTCCCGCGCCTCGAAGACGAGTACGAACGCGCGCGCGATATCGTCCTCGACGTGAGCGGGCGCGACTCGCTCCTGAAGCGCCAGTGGTTAAAGGAGAGCCTCAGCCGGCGGAACCCCTACGTTGACCCGCTGAACCTGCTCCAGACGCATCTCATGGCGCAGTCGCACCGCACCGAGATGGAGGAACAGACCCTGCGGCTGACCGTCAAAGGCATCGCCGCCGGGATGAAGAACACCGGATAA
- a CDS encoding DUF7126 family protein → MTVLIAGEDADRLGDALVDLGADLTRIEGMATRESLVAAGIDTADVLVLTDMDDASAIPVAKEENPNVRVVTYSRDSLPEFVRGQTDLAIDPDLLSTEVVAEELVGA, encoded by the coding sequence ATGACCGTGCTCATCGCAGGTGAAGACGCAGACAGACTCGGCGACGCCCTCGTGGACCTCGGCGCGGACCTCACTCGCATCGAGGGGATGGCGACCCGAGAATCGCTCGTCGCGGCGGGAATCGACACGGCGGACGTGCTCGTCCTCACGGATATGGACGACGCCTCCGCGATTCCGGTGGCGAAAGAGGAGAACCCGAACGTCCGGGTCGTCACGTACTCCCGCGACTCCCTCCCGGAGTTCGTCCGCGGACAGACGGACCTCGCTATCGACCCGGACCTCCTCTCGACCGAAGTCGTCGCCGAAGAACTAGTCGGCGCGTAA
- a CDS encoding site-2 protease family protein, with translation MRSFTVGRVWGIPIRINASLLLFLPVLAWLIGSGAQIETYATIVEGFAPGQLDVAALRAGATPWVIGAAAAVGLFVSVLLHELGHSYVARRYGIDIESITLWIFGGVASLRSVPREWDREFWIAVAGPIVSVLTAAACYLAVRFLPLPSGVVVFVVGWLAVTNVTLAVFNMLPAFPMDGGRVLRALLARRRPYAVATRTAARIGVGFAFLFALAGVLWFSPVLFLMAFFVYGAATGESRAVALDDLLDGMTVADLMARDPPTVPAETTVGAFTDRLFAERRTGFALADGGDIAGYVSIEDLRRRKLDDDAPVSAALPDPVPRVDAAADAFEALAELSGAKGGHALVTEGDRVVGVVSQADYARAVQLRRRAPSEGRPTAF, from the coding sequence ATGAGAAGTTTCACCGTCGGACGCGTGTGGGGGATACCCATCCGCATCAACGCCTCGTTGCTCCTGTTTCTCCCGGTTTTGGCGTGGCTCATCGGTAGCGGAGCGCAGATAGAGACGTACGCGACGATCGTCGAGGGGTTCGCCCCGGGGCAGTTGGACGTCGCGGCCCTCCGGGCGGGCGCGACGCCGTGGGTCATCGGCGCGGCGGCCGCGGTCGGTCTGTTCGTCAGCGTCCTCCTCCACGAACTCGGCCACTCGTACGTCGCGCGCCGGTACGGCATCGACATCGAGTCCATCACGCTGTGGATATTCGGCGGCGTGGCGAGTCTCCGGTCGGTCCCCCGCGAGTGGGACCGCGAGTTTTGGATCGCCGTCGCCGGGCCGATAGTGAGCGTCCTCACCGCCGCGGCGTGTTACCTCGCCGTCCGGTTCCTTCCGCTTCCGTCCGGCGTCGTCGTCTTCGTCGTCGGGTGGTTGGCCGTCACCAACGTCACCCTCGCGGTGTTCAACATGCTTCCCGCGTTCCCGATGGACGGCGGGCGCGTCCTCCGGGCGTTGCTCGCGCGGCGACGACCGTACGCCGTGGCGACGCGAACCGCGGCGCGCATCGGCGTCGGGTTCGCCTTCCTGTTCGCCCTCGCGGGCGTCCTCTGGTTCAGCCCCGTCCTGTTCCTGATGGCCTTTTTCGTCTACGGCGCGGCCACCGGCGAGTCTCGCGCCGTCGCCCTCGACGACCTACTCGACGGGATGACCGTCGCTGATCTGATGGCGCGCGACCCGCCGACGGTCCCAGCCGAGACGACCGTCGGCGCGTTCACCGACCGCTTGTTCGCGGAGCGACGGACCGGGTTCGCACTCGCCGACGGCGGCGATATCGCGGGCTACGTCTCCATCGAGGACCTCCGACGGCGCAAACTCGACGACGACGCGCCCGTCTCGGCCGCCCTCCCGGACCCCGTCCCGAGAGTCGACGCGGCGGCGGACGCCTTCGAGGCGTTGGCCGAACTCTCCGGGGCGAAGGGGGGCCACGCGCTCGTGACCGAGGGCGACCGAGTCGTCGGCGTCGTCTCGCAGGCGGACTACGCCCGCGCGGTGCAACTCCGTCGCCGCGCCCCGTCCGAGGGCCGACCGACCGCGTTCTGA
- a CDS encoding PHP domain-containing protein, translating to MYDYHVHSNYSDGDFLPSMLRAAEAAGLAGVGIADHCVVVPDEKIRRFRDAYGFTLDQTYPRRRRAIENLRDRYEIEVYDAAEMDYEPSAETEIREFLDEAEFDYTVGSVHALDGTNVHYEEHFAEMSAADRRDAVERYFEKVVALAESELFEVAAHLDLVERNTALRGLATEEQYERVARAFADSRTVPEINAGRVLDDYGEFHPTPGLLSALRAEGVEFVLGTDAHAPDEVVARADALREFVRSEGISPVELDL from the coding sequence GTGTACGACTACCACGTCCACTCGAACTACTCCGACGGCGACTTCCTCCCGTCGATGCTCCGGGCCGCGGAGGCGGCCGGACTGGCGGGTGTCGGCATCGCGGATCACTGCGTCGTCGTCCCGGACGAGAAGATACGGCGCTTCCGAGACGCCTACGGGTTCACCCTCGACCAGACGTACCCGCGGCGGCGACGCGCCATCGAGAACCTGCGCGACCGGTACGAAATCGAGGTGTACGACGCCGCTGAGATGGACTACGAACCGAGCGCGGAGACGGAGATTCGGGAGTTCCTCGACGAGGCGGAGTTCGACTACACGGTGGGGAGCGTCCACGCCCTCGACGGGACGAACGTGCACTACGAGGAGCACTTCGCCGAGATGTCGGCGGCGGACCGCCGCGACGCCGTCGAGCGATACTTCGAGAAGGTGGTCGCCCTCGCGGAGTCGGAGTTGTTCGAGGTGGCCGCCCACCTCGATTTGGTCGAGCGCAACACGGCGCTTCGCGGCCTCGCCACCGAGGAACAGTACGAACGCGTCGCGCGGGCGTTCGCCGACTCCCGGACGGTGCCGGAGATAAACGCCGGGCGCGTCCTCGACGACTACGGCGAGTTCCACCCGACGCCGGGCCTCCTCTCGGCCCTCCGAGCGGAGGGCGTCGAGTTCGTCCTCGGAACCGACGCGCACGCGCCCGACGAGGTGGTCGCCCGCGCCGACGCTCTCCGGGAGTTCGTCCGGTCCGAGGGCATCTCGCCCGTCGAACTCGACCTGTAG
- the pyrG gene encoding glutamine hydrolyzing CTP synthase — MPKEPETGYDPSLGRKFIFVTGGVMSGLGKGITAASTGRLLSNAGFDVTAVKVDPYLNVDAGTMNPYQHGEVYVLKDGGEVDLDLGNYERFLGTDMTSDHNVTTGKTYQHVIQKERSGDYLGKTVQIIPHITDDIKRRIREAAEGTDVCIVEVGGTVGDIEGMPYLEALRQFAHEEDEGDILFTHVTLVPYSKNGEQKTKPTQHSVKELRSTGLQPDILVGRSPDKLDPGTKEKIALFCDVPTDAVFSNPDVEDIYHVPLMVEEEGLDEYVMERLNLEAEALPKGERDNRWRELVTRDRTESVDIALVGKYDLEDAYMSVHEALKHAGIERRTDVNVLWVDSDEMLDKHTNRLKGADGVVVPGGFGTRGTAGKIEAIRYCRENDVPFLGLCLGFQMAVIEHARNVLGLEGAHSAELDPDTDHPVIDLLPEQYELDEMGGTMRLGAHETDIEPGSLAEHVYGGTACTERHRHRYEVNPEYIDRLESGALSFSGRAANRMEILERDDHPYFLGTQFHPEFRSRPDRASPPFVGFLDAVLGDLDARDLARDEEVEA, encoded by the coding sequence ATGCCGAAGGAACCCGAAACCGGGTACGACCCGTCGCTGGGTCGGAAGTTCATTTTCGTAACGGGAGGTGTGATGTCCGGGCTCGGAAAGGGTATCACAGCCGCGAGTACGGGCCGGTTGCTCTCGAACGCCGGGTTCGACGTGACCGCCGTGAAGGTGGACCCGTACCTGAACGTGGACGCGGGGACGATGAACCCCTACCAGCACGGCGAAGTGTACGTGCTGAAAGACGGCGGCGAGGTCGACCTCGACTTGGGGAACTACGAACGGTTCCTCGGGACGGACATGACCTCGGACCACAACGTCACCACGGGGAAGACGTACCAGCACGTCATCCAGAAGGAGCGCTCCGGCGACTATCTGGGCAAGACGGTCCAGATTATCCCGCACATCACCGACGACATCAAGCGCCGCATCCGCGAGGCGGCCGAGGGGACGGACGTCTGCATCGTCGAAGTCGGCGGCACCGTCGGCGACATCGAGGGCATGCCCTACCTCGAAGCCCTCCGCCAGTTCGCACACGAGGAAGACGAAGGCGACATCCTCTTTACGCACGTCACGCTCGTCCCCTACTCGAAGAACGGCGAGCAGAAGACGAAGCCGACGCAGCACTCCGTGAAAGAACTCCGCAGTACGGGTCTGCAACCCGACATCCTCGTCGGTCGCTCCCCGGACAAACTCGACCCCGGCACGAAGGAGAAGATAGCGCTGTTCTGCGACGTGCCGACGGACGCGGTGTTCTCGAACCCGGACGTCGAGGACATCTACCACGTCCCCCTGATGGTCGAAGAGGAGGGGTTAGACGAGTACGTCATGGAGCGTCTGAACCTGGAAGCGGAGGCCCTCCCGAAGGGCGAACGCGACAACCGCTGGCGCGAACTCGTCACGCGGGACCGCACGGAATCGGTGGACATCGCCCTCGTCGGGAAGTACGACCTCGAAGACGCATACATGTCGGTCCACGAGGCGCTGAAGCACGCCGGCATCGAACGCCGCACCGACGTGAACGTGCTGTGGGTGGACTCCGACGAGATGCTCGACAAGCACACGAACCGCCTGAAGGGGGCCGACGGCGTCGTCGTCCCCGGCGGGTTCGGCACCCGCGGCACCGCGGGCAAGATAGAGGCCATCCGCTACTGCCGCGAGAACGACGTGCCGTTCCTCGGCCTCTGTCTCGGGTTCCAGATGGCCGTCATCGAACACGCTCGCAACGTCCTCGGCCTCGAAGGCGCGCACTCGGCGGAACTGGACCCCGACACGGACCACCCGGTCATCGACCTCCTGCCCGAACAGTACGAACTCGACGAGATGGGCGGGACGATGCGCCTCGGCGCGCACGAGACGGACATCGAACCCGGTTCCTTGGCCGAACACGTCTACGGCGGCACCGCCTGCACCGAACGGCACCGCCACCGTTACGAGGTCAACCCCGAGTACATCGACCGACTCGAATCCGGGGCGCTTTCGTTCTCCGGGCGCGCGGCCAACCGCATGGAGATCCTCGAACGCGACGACCACCCGTACTTCCTCGGGACGCAGTTCCACCCCGAGTTCCGCTCGCGCCCCGACCGAGCCAGCCCGCCGTTCGTCGGCTTCCTCGACGCCGTTCTCGGCGACTTGGACGCGCGTGACCTCGCCCGCGACGAGGAGGTGGAGGCCTGA